The genomic DNA ATTTTTTAGGAGTATCAAAACGAGTTAAACTATCTTGGCCAACAACATTTTCGAAGTCTTCTTTTACTTCCTCTACAATCTCAGCTTCATAATCTTCTAACGGAGAAGAAACTTCTTTATTTTTATTTAATTCAATAATTTCATGAACTTGATCTAAAGAAAGCTTGAACCATTTTGAACGTTCTTCTTTATAAGTGTACCAAAGTAATTTTTTAAAGATGTCCATTTTTACGAAGGCGGCATCTCCTTTTTCTGTTTTTAGTAGTACATCTTGTTTAGGAAATGCTTTTAAAGCATCTAAGTAAGTATCTAGCTCAAAGTTTAAACAGCATTTTAATTTTCCACATTGCCCTGCAAGTTTCAGAGGATTCAATGATAGTTGTTGGTAACGAGCAGCGGCAGTATTTACCTTTCTAAAGTCCGTAAGCCAAGTAGAGCAACAGAGTTCTCTACCGCAAGAGCCAACTCCACCTAAACGAGCAGCCTCTTGACGCATTCCTACTTGTTTCATTTCAACACGAATAGAAAAGGTACTTGCTAAGTCTCTAATTAATTGACGAAAATCTACTCGGTCATCAGCAGTATAATAAAAGGTAGCTTTGTTTCCATCACCTTGATATTCTACATCGGATAATTTCATTTTTAAACCTAAGCGGCTAATGATTTCTCTTCCTTTTCTTTGTGTTTCTAATTCCTTTTCACGGGCATTTTGCCAGATGTCAATATCTTTTTGAGAGGCTTTTCGATATATTTTTTTGACATCATCGCTATCTTCTGAAACCTTTCTTTTTTTCATCTGAACCTTTACCAATTCTCCACTTAAAGAAATAATTCCAATATCATGCCCAGAGGTACACTCTACAGCAATGATATCTCCCATAGAAAGCGTTAGATTTTCAGTGTTTTTAAAGAAATGTTTGCGTCCATTTTTAAATCGGACTTCATAAATATTGAAAGGAGCTTCACCTGTTGGCAAAGTCATATTTGATAACCAATCAAAAACAGCTAGTTTATTTCCACTTCCACATGTTCCACTAGCGCAATTTCCATTGCTTTTGCATCCGTTTGGGATACCGTTTTTGTTGGTTGAGCAACTGCTACAACTCATATAAATATATATTTTTAAGTAGTTTTTTAAACCTGTATAAAGTTCCAGTATCAAAAAAATACTTTTTGTTTATTGATTTTTAGTTAGATAGAGTTTGTGTTCTCTTCTTACTTTAATCAGTAAATATACATATTCTATTGTAAATTGAAAATTAGAGTTGTGTAAATAGGCTTGATACCTGTAATCGAGTAGCCTCTTTGTATAGTAAGAGACTATGTTTTTAAAAAATTAATACAGGCTAAAAGCGCTTTTTCTAAATCTGTTGGAAGTTTTTCGAGTGTCCACGGGTGTGAAGCGCCAAAAACATGATTTCCTCCTTCAATAATTATGAATTGGCTATTAGGATTCCAAAGATGTTGTTTTTGGGCTTCTTCTATAGTAACCGTAAGGTCATTGCTTCCATGAATTATTAGATGTGGAATTTTTAAACTACTGATAGCGCGTTGTATCGTAAGTCGAGACTCATTATGTATAAAATTTTTGTAGAATTGATAAAAATGAGGCATTTTTTGATGGGTGCGTCCATTTTTTACATAAAAAACATTTTCAGCTTTCCATTGAAGCAGTTTCTCTCCTTTCGGAAAACGAGATTTGTAATCCGATACTCCCGCTAGCGTGATAAGTTTTCGTACTCGTTTGTCTTCTGCTGCCTTGATAGCAGTAATTCCGCCTCCTCTGCTGTGTCCTATTAATGAAATGTCCATCGTATTTTTTTCTTTGGAATAGTCGTTTTCAGAGCTGATCCAATCTATTACCGTTTTTAAATCATTGAGCTCTTTGGTATAATTGTTTTCACCAAAGCTGTTTAAGTCAGGGAAATCCATGGGGTGTTCAATAGTACCCCCATTATGAGAGAAATTAAATTTAATAAAAAAGAAGCCCGCATTTGCAAAATAGCTAGCCATCAAATCCCAAGCCCCCCAATCTTTAAAACCTTTATAACCGTGGCAAAAAATAATTATAGGTTTTTGGGTATTGTTTTTTTTAAAGAATAGATCCAATAAGATAGGTTTGTGGTGCTGACTTTGTAACACGTTGTTTTTACTTATTTGCATAAGGTGTTATTTGAGTTTCTAAAAATTCAAGGAAAGATAGTTTTTAATAAGCTCTTTTACAAAAAAACAAGGCCATCGCTACTGCAATGACCTTGTTTCAGATTGTTATAAGTTAAGTTGTTATACAACTCCTTGGTCTAGCATTGCGTCAGCAACTTTTACGAAACCAGCAACGTTTGCACCTTTTACATAATCTACAAAACCATCTTTTTGAGTACCATATTCAACACAAGATGCATGAATATCATTCATGATTTGATGTAATTTAGCATCAACTTCTTCTCTTGTCCAGTTATATCGCAATGAATTTTGACTCATTTCTAATCCTGATGTAGCAACTCCACCAGCATTAGATGCTTTTCCAGGGGCAAATAATATTTTAGCATTCTGAAACACTTCAATTGCTTCTGGTGTAGAAGGCATATTAGCTCCTTCTGCAACACAAATACATCCATTGGCTACCAGGGTTTTAGCTTCTTCTCCATTTAATTCATTTTGCGTAGCACAAGGTAAAGCAACGTCACATTTTACGCTCCAAGGTCTTTCCTCTTTAAAGAATTTAGCATTTGGGTATTTTTCTACATACTCATGGATTCTTCCGCGACGTACATTTTTGATTTCCATGACGTATGCTAATTTTTCAGCGTCAATACCATCTTGATCATAAATATATCCAGAAGAATCAGATAAGGTTACTACCTTTGCTCCTAATTCAGTTGCTTTTTCGGTAGCATATTGTGCTACGTTACCTGATCCAGAAATAGCTACTATTTTGCCCTCAAAAGAATCCCCTTTTGTTTTTAGCATATTTTCAGCGAAATAAACGTCACCGTATCCTGTAGCTTCTGGTCTAATTAAAGAACCACCCCAAGAAGCTCCTTTTCCAGTCAATACTCCTGTAAACTCATTGCGTAATTTTTTATATTGACCAAACATAAAACCAATTTCTCTTCCTCCAACACCAATATCTCCAGCAGGAACGTCTGTATTAGCTCCAATATGACGGAATAATTCAGACATGAAAGCTTGACAAAAAGCCATTACTTCTCTATCAGATTTTCCTTTAGGATTAAAATCAGAACCACCTTTACCACCTCCCATAGGAAGAGTAGTTAATGAGTTTTTGAACACTTGTTCAAATCCTAAAAACTTTAAAATAGATAAGTTTACTGATGGATGAAAACGCAATCCTCCTTTGTACGGTCCAATAGCAGAGTTAAATTCAACTCTGTATCCTCTGTTTACTTGAGTTTCTCCTTTATCATCAACCCAAGCAACTCTAAACATTAAAGTTCTCTCAGGTTCCACCATTCTTTCTAACAATTTCTTTCCTTGATATTTAGGATTGCTTTCAATAAATGGAATTACAGTTTCAGCTACTTCATGCACAGCTTGTAAAAACTCTGGTTCATTAGAATTACGTTCTTTAACGTAATCCATAAAGGTATTTATTTTAGATTCCATAATCTGGTTGTTGTATTATTACGATTTTGATAAATTTATCTCGCAAAGATACTTAGTTTTACAATTCAAAGATTTCAAAAAAAGATTTTTTTTGTTATTTTTAACAAATAGCTCAATCGTTTTCGTAAACCTTTAAAACTTATCTGCTGTTTTCGCAAAAAAACGTAAATTTGCAACCTAATTTTTTGATAAAAGACAATGTTAGATAAGGTAAAAGAATTGATTGGCGATGTAAAAGCGTTTAAAGCAACTTCTAAAGAAGAGGTTGAGGCTTTTAGAATAAAGTATTTAGGAAGCAAAGGTTTATTAAGAGGTTTATTTGCCGAATTTAGAAATGTAGATGCAGCGCTTAAAAAAGACTTTGGTCAAGCTTTGAATAATCTAAGAAATGTAGCAGAGCATAAGGTTGCGGAGTTAAATGAAACATTAGAAAGTTCTGTGGAAGAGAAAAGCTTTTATGGAGATTTAACGCGTCCTTCTGAACCTATTGAGTTGGGTTCGCGCCATCCTATTTCACTTGTTAGAAATCAAATTATAGAGGTATTCAACCGTATTGGTTTTACAGTATCAGAAGGCCCAGAAATAGAAGATGATTGGCATAATTTTACTGCTTTAAATTTACCAGAGTATCATCCAGCTCGTGATATGCAGGATACTTTTTTTATTGATAAAAATCCAGATACTTTACTAAGAACGCATACTTCATCAGTACAAGTGCGCTATATGGAAAATAATGAACCTCCAATTCGTACGATTTCTCCAGGACGTGTATTTCGTAATGAAGATATTTCAGCCAGAGCTCATTGTATTTTTCATCAAGTAGAGGGCTTGTATATTGATACAGATGTTTCTTTTGCTGATTTAAAACAAACGTTATTGTACTTTACAAAAGAAATGTTTGGTAAGTCAAAGATACGTTTGCGTCCGTCTTATTTTCCTTTTACAGAACCAAGTGCAGAGGTAGATATTTATTGGGGGCTAGAAACAGAAACGGATTACAGAATTACAAAAGGAACAGGTTGGCTAGAGATTATGGGATGTGGAATGGTGGACCCTAATGTATTAAAAAATGCGAATATAGATCCAACAAAGTATTCAGGGTATGCCTTTGGAATGGGAATTGAGCGCATTGCCATGTTGTTATACCAAATACCTGATATCAGAATGTTTTATGAAAATGATAAGCGTTTCTTAGAGCAGTTTAAATCGGTAATTTAAAGAAATCAGAGAAGCTCGCTGAAATAAAAATTTAGTATATATGAAAAAAGATATCCACATACCAGAGGTTACTGATGTTGAAGTAGCTGTTGTTTATGAATATAATGATATCTATAAGACGGACGATTGGAATGTATATATAATCAATAAGAAAAACGTTGATTTAGAGATGGTGGTAATCGTTACTCAAGGATTTAACGATACAAAAATAACTTCTTTGATGCGTAAAAAAATAACTGTTTTACCTGCGAATTCATTTGCGAAGGTAGAGTTTATACAGCCAGAGTTATTTGCATTGAATAACCGTTTCCAAGTTTCTTTCTTTGAAGGAAATACATTATATGATAAAACATTTCTTTTTGAAAAAGGCACGATAAAAGAAGGAGCATTACGAATGATTAAGGAGTTGAATAAAAAAGGAATTCTAGCAAAATAAGGCTTATTATAGAATTTAAAAATGGCAATATTTATTTATTAAATAAGTGTTGCCATTTTTTTATGGAGCTTTTTAGTAACTTCGCCCAATTAAATAATACGTATGTTTTTAACTGTTCAAAAGTTCATTGCCGAGTTTTCTTCTTGGATTTGGGGAATCCCTCTGTTATTTTTGCTAATAGGAGGAGGGTTGTATCTTTTTGTGTATTCAGGATTAGTACCTTTTCGATATTTTGGGCATGCTGTTGCCGTTTTGAGAGGGAAATATGATAAGCATGATGCCCCTGGAGATTTATCACATTATGAGGCATTGTCGTCAGCAATTGCAGCAACAGTAGGAATGGGAAATATAAGTGGGGTTGCTATTGCAATAGCAACTGGAGGACCTGGTGCTATTTTTTGGATGTGGATAAGTGCTTTTGTAGGAATGGCAACTAAATTTTTTACTTGTAGTTTAGCAGTAATGTATAGAGGAAAGGATGAAGAAGGAAATGTAAAAGGAGGTCCCATGTATGTGATTACAGAGGGGTTAGGGAAAAAATGGAAACCTCTAGCATTATTTTTTGCAAGTGCAGGATTGATTGGAACTTTGCCTGCATTTCAGGCAAATCAATTAACGCAAACGCTAATAGATGTTTTTAAAGTAAATGAGGCTAATGAGTTTATAGCAAAATTATTGCTAGGGATTGTGATAGCTATTATTGTATCTATGGTCATCTTTGGGGGGATTAAAAGAATAGGGAAAGTTGCAGGTAAATTAGTGCCAATTATGGTGGTTATATATTTACTAACAGTAATCACTATTTTAGTGTTAAGAATAAGTGAGGTTCCAGCTATTTTTACCCTAATTTTTACGAGTGCTTTTACAGGTAAATCAGTTGTAGGAGGAGCGCTAGGAACTTTAATAATAACAGGAGTAAAACGCGCTGCTTTTTCTAATGAAGCTGGATTGGGTACTGCACCAATGATGCATGGTACTGCCAAAACAAAAGAGCCTATTAGAGAAGGATTAGTAGCTATGTTAGGGCCAGCGATTGATACATTGCTAGTATGTACGTTAACTGCCTTGGCTATTTTAGCTTCAGGAGTATGGAAAGGTTTTAAAGGGAATGGCATTTCGATGACCTTGGCCGCTTTTGACTCAGTATTACCCTATCATTCAGGCAGTATCATATTAACTATTTGCGTATTAATTTTTGCCTTTTCAACATTGTTTACCTATTCATTTTATGGATATAGTTGTTTAAGTTATCTGACTACTATAAAAGTAGGAAAGTACTATAATTACATTTATGTTGGTACAGTTATTATAGCATCTATTATAAAGTTAGATTTTGTGATAAATCTAATAGATAGTGCCTACGCGCTTATGGCAATTCCTACGGTGATTTCTACATTGATTTTAGCGCCAAAAGTAAAAAAGGCAGCAACTATCTATTTTCAAAAATTAAAATCTGGAGCTTTCTAGTAAGCTAGCTCCTTTTTCCTAGCGAAAATTGATTGTATAATGTAATGTAGTTCTGTGTAAAAAGATGAATAGGAGGTTATATTATGAAGTCTTGGATGTTATTTTTTGCTTTGCTTCATTTCTAAACTCTTCAGCAAGTTTACCACCATCTATATGGTTCCATCCAGGAGGTTTGATTAAATAGTTTATTTTATCTTTAAATGTAGGTGCTGTTTTTATATCATACCATAATTCTTTCCATAAAACAGTTTGTATTTGCCACAAGTTTTTACCATCTATTTTATCATCCATCATTCCATACAAGGGCTTTTCTTCTTTTATTTCCGTTTGGAATGTACCAAATAAGTGATCCCATATAGAAAAGGTTTCCCCATAGTTTCTGTCTAAATACACATGGTTCTTTGAATGATGAACTCTATGAACAGAAGGGGTTACAAATATATTTTCTATCCAACTGTTTTTAGAAGAAATAAAATGTTCATTAATATGTTCAAAAAGTCCGTATATTTTAGCAATCCCATCAATTATGAGTACCATGAAGGGGTCAAATCCTAGTAAAGGAAGCCAAATAGTATTGTGTGGAGTCAGTAGAAAACCGAAAAAAGAACCTCTAACAGCAACAGTCATTTTCATTTCCTCTGCGGTATGGTGCACGCCGTGTATGCACCAGAAAAAGCGGACTCTATGTCCTAAATAATGAATGATGTAGAAAAGAAGGTCATACAAAACATAGCAGAGTACCCAAACATACCAAGAAGTTCCTAAGTCAAATAAGCGATAATTGTATAACCATAGCATAATTCCAAAGAAAAACACATCAAGAATGAAGTAGGGGAGTAATTCGACGAAGTAAGATAGTAAGTTTACAAAACCACTTTTATTGCTGTTAATTTTATTATTAATAACTAAAATAACCCATTCTAAAACTACTGAAAAAAGAAAGATAAAAGCTAGTTTACTTTCTAGTTGTTCGAATAATAATTGTATTCCCATTTTGTTTAAAAATAATACACAAAGATATCTATTTTTAGCTATTAATGATTCGTGTTTAAGGTTGTTTTTTAATTAGCTAAAATGTTGTTTTTTATGGAAATAAAGGTGTTTTAAGACGTTTGTTGTCGTTTGAGTGATAAGAAGCATTTTTATTTGTTGAATAAGTAAATTTTTAATTTTTTCAGAGAGAAAAAAATAAAGAACTTATTTTTTAATTTTAAAAAATGTAGCTTCTTGAATTAGGGTTGGTTGCTTTATGAATAATGGTATTTTTTATAAGATTCTTTAAATCGTTTTAGACTGTTTATTTTTTACCTTCAACAATAATAACAATTTCCCCTTTTGGAGGCTTATGGGTATAATGAGTTAAAACCTCATGAACAGTTCCTCTGATGGTTTCTTCAAACATTTTGGTCAATTCTCTAGATACAGAAACAAGTCTATTTTCTCCAAAGTATTCCGCGAAATGCCCTAAGGTTTTGACAAGTTTATGAGGAGATTCATAGAAAATCATAGTTCTAGTTTCATCAGCAAGTAATAATAAACGAGTTTGTCTTCCTTTTTTAACAGGTAGGAAACCTTCAAAGACAAATTTATCATTTGGGAGTCCGGAGTTTACTAACGCAGGAACAAAGGCGGTAGCACCAGGTAAGCATTCAATAGGGATGCCATTTTGTACACAAGCTCTACTCAGTAAAAAGCCAGGATCAGAAATAGCAGGTGTGCCTGCATCTGAAATCATTGCACAAGACTCCCCATTTTTTAATCTATTTAAAATACCGTCAACAGACTTATGTTCATTATGCATATGATGACTATGCATTTGTGTGGTAATTTCAAAATGTTTTAAGAGTTTTCCACTAGTACGGGTGTCTTCAGCCAAAATAAAGTCAACATCCTTTAAAATACGAATTGCTCTAAAGGTAATATCTTCTAAGTTTCCAATTGGTGTAGGAACTAAATATAATTTGCTCATGTTAAATAGATGGGTAAGTTGTTACAGTAATATCAGAAATTACATCGCCTGTATGCTTAGTTGTTAAGGGCTCAAATAGTAAGATATGAACTTCCTCTTTGGCAATAGGTTTGTGTTCTACTCCTTTAGGAACGATATAAAACTCTCCTTCATTTAGAGTAATTGTTTTGTCTCTAAATTCAATATCTAAAGAACCTTTTATGACCATAAATAGCTCATCTTCATTGTCATGTTTATGAAAAACAAAGGCGCCTTTTATTTTAGCTAGTAGTATTTGTTGCCCATTTAATTCCCCTATTTTTTTAGGAGACCAATGGTCTGAAAATAAGCTAAATTTATCTTTTATATTAATTACACTCATGCTACAAAAATACAAAGATTTTTAAGGATTATTCCTGATTGATAAAAACTAGTTATTTTGTTGAAAATGTTTAATTTTGCACCTCATTTAAAGAAGCAACATGTATAGAAGTCATTCTTGTGGCGAATTAAGAGCGTCGCATATTAATACCGAAGTAACCTTAGCAGGATGGGTACAAAAATCACGTGATAAAGGATTTATGATTTGGGTAGATTTACGTGATCGTTATGGAATTACGCAATTAATTTTTGATGAAGAACGTACCTCTAAAGATTTAATAGAGAAGGCGAAAACATTAGGGCGTGAATTTGTAATTCAAGTTACAGGAACTGTTATTGAGCGTCAGTCTAAAAACTCAAATATGGAAACTGGAGATGTTGAGGTATTGGTATCTGGGTTAGAAA from Tenacibaculum maritimum NCIMB 2154 includes the following:
- the ricT gene encoding PSP1 domain-containing protein, whose amino-acid sequence is MSCSSCSTNKNGIPNGCKSNGNCASGTCGSGNKLAVFDWLSNMTLPTGEAPFNIYEVRFKNGRKHFFKNTENLTLSMGDIIAVECTSGHDIGIISLSGELVKVQMKKRKVSEDSDDVKKIYRKASQKDIDIWQNAREKELETQRKGREIISRLGLKMKLSDVEYQGDGNKATFYYTADDRVDFRQLIRDLASTFSIRVEMKQVGMRQEAARLGGVGSCGRELCCSTWLTDFRKVNTAAARYQQLSLNPLKLAGQCGKLKCCLNFELDTYLDALKAFPKQDVLLKTEKGDAAFVKMDIFKKLLWYTYKEERSKWFKLSLDQVHEIIELNKNKEVSSPLEDYEAEIVEEVKEDFENVVGQDSLTRFDTPKKSRRNKRNKKGNVKNTAANHRKAPKEKTTSIKKVSDAPNDSSKGNSKRNARPKKRSENIEKKQSVNTKQKQEKKIATNPNQQKNKRSVVNQEKKGTQKKQQITPKQKQEKKTGANSSQQKQRPVKQQQEKKTGNKKQQPSAKQGRKTGQNIPQKQRPAKQSQEKKVEGKNTLPKTKPRKKSSHKPRENKDQRSNG
- a CDS encoding alanine/glycine:cation symporter family protein, which translates into the protein MFLTVQKFIAEFSSWIWGIPLLFLLIGGGLYLFVYSGLVPFRYFGHAVAVLRGKYDKHDAPGDLSHYEALSSAIAATVGMGNISGVAIAIATGGPGAIFWMWISAFVGMATKFFTCSLAVMYRGKDEEGNVKGGPMYVITEGLGKKWKPLALFFASAGLIGTLPAFQANQLTQTLIDVFKVNEANEFIAKLLLGIVIAIIVSMVIFGGIKRIGKVAGKLVPIMVVIYLLTVITILVLRISEVPAIFTLIFTSAFTGKSVVGGALGTLIITGVKRAAFSNEAGLGTAPMMHGTAKTKEPIREGLVAMLGPAIDTLLVCTLTALAILASGVWKGFKGNGISMTLAAFDSVLPYHSGSIILTICVLIFAFSTLFTYSFYGYSCLSYLTTIKVGKYYNYIYVGTVIIASIIKLDFVINLIDSAYALMAIPTVISTLILAPKVKKAATIYFQKLKSGAF
- the pheS gene encoding phenylalanine--tRNA ligase subunit alpha translates to MLDKVKELIGDVKAFKATSKEEVEAFRIKYLGSKGLLRGLFAEFRNVDAALKKDFGQALNNLRNVAEHKVAELNETLESSVEEKSFYGDLTRPSEPIELGSRHPISLVRNQIIEVFNRIGFTVSEGPEIEDDWHNFTALNLPEYHPARDMQDTFFIDKNPDTLLRTHTSSVQVRYMENNEPPIRTISPGRVFRNEDISARAHCIFHQVEGLYIDTDVSFADLKQTLLYFTKEMFGKSKIRLRPSYFPFTEPSAEVDIYWGLETETDYRITKGTGWLEIMGCGMVDPNVLKNANIDPTKYSGYAFGMGIERIAMLLYQIPDIRMFYENDKRFLEQFKSVI
- the rsmI gene encoding 16S rRNA (cytidine(1402)-2'-O)-methyltransferase, which gives rise to MSKLYLVPTPIGNLEDITFRAIRILKDVDFILAEDTRTSGKLLKHFEITTQMHSHHMHNEHKSVDGILNRLKNGESCAMISDAGTPAISDPGFLLSRACVQNGIPIECLPGATAFVPALVNSGLPNDKFVFEGFLPVKKGRQTRLLLLADETRTMIFYESPHKLVKTLGHFAEYFGENRLVSVSRELTKMFEETIRGTVHEVLTHYTHKPPKGEIVIIVEGKK
- a CDS encoding cupin domain-containing protein; translated protein: MSVINIKDKFSLFSDHWSPKKIGELNGQQILLAKIKGAFVFHKHDNEDELFMVIKGSLDIEFRDKTITLNEGEFYIVPKGVEHKPIAKEEVHILLFEPLTTKHTGDVISDITVTTYPSI
- a CDS encoding sterol desaturase family protein, giving the protein MGIQLLFEQLESKLAFIFLFSVVLEWVILVINNKINSNKSGFVNLLSYFVELLPYFILDVFFFGIMLWLYNYRLFDLGTSWYVWVLCYVLYDLLFYIIHYLGHRVRFFWCIHGVHHTAEEMKMTVAVRGSFFGFLLTPHNTIWLPLLGFDPFMVLIIDGIAKIYGLFEHINEHFISSKNSWIENIFVTPSVHRVHHSKNHVYLDRNYGETFSIWDHLFGTFQTEIKEEKPLYGMMDDKIDGKNLWQIQTVLWKELWYDIKTAPTFKDKINYLIKPPGWNHIDGGKLAEEFRNEAKQKITSKTS
- the gdhA gene encoding NADP-specific glutamate dehydrogenase — protein: MESKINTFMDYVKERNSNEPEFLQAVHEVAETVIPFIESNPKYQGKKLLERMVEPERTLMFRVAWVDDKGETQVNRGYRVEFNSAIGPYKGGLRFHPSVNLSILKFLGFEQVFKNSLTTLPMGGGKGGSDFNPKGKSDREVMAFCQAFMSELFRHIGANTDVPAGDIGVGGREIGFMFGQYKKLRNEFTGVLTGKGASWGGSLIRPEATGYGDVYFAENMLKTKGDSFEGKIVAISGSGNVAQYATEKATELGAKVVTLSDSSGYIYDQDGIDAEKLAYVMEIKNVRRGRIHEYVEKYPNAKFFKEERPWSVKCDVALPCATQNELNGEEAKTLVANGCICVAEGANMPSTPEAIEVFQNAKILFAPGKASNAGGVATSGLEMSQNSLRYNWTREEVDAKLHQIMNDIHASCVEYGTQKDGFVDYVKGANVAGFVKVADAMLDQGVV
- a CDS encoding alpha/beta hydrolase family protein, which produces MQISKNNVLQSQHHKPILLDLFFKKNNTQKPIIIFCHGYKGFKDWGAWDLMASYFANAGFFFIKFNFSHNGGTIEHPMDFPDLNSFGENNYTKELNDLKTVIDWISSENDYSKEKNTMDISLIGHSRGGGITAIKAAEDKRVRKLITLAGVSDYKSRFPKGEKLLQWKAENVFYVKNGRTHQKMPHFYQFYKNFIHNESRLTIQRAISSLKIPHLIIHGSNDLTVTIEEAQKQHLWNPNSQFIIIEGGNHVFGASHPWTLEKLPTDLEKALLACINFLKT